CGACAGACCCACTCCGTTGTCGGCGACTTCGAGGACGAGGAAGTTCTCCCGTTCCTCGCGCAGGGTGATCTTCACCTCGGGTTTTCGCTCGTGTCCCGGAGGAAAGGCGTGGCGGATTGCGTTCGTCAACAATTCGGTGAGGATGAGACCGCAGCAGATCGCCTGGTCCAGATCGACGAGCAGCGTCTCGGGAATGGCGAGGACGAAGCGGAGTTCGTGTCCGACCTTGCCATAGAGACTTCTGATGTGGAGGACTAGGTCTGCCGTGTACGCGGCCATGAGGATCGTCGAGAAAGATTCCTGTTTGTAGAGATGCTCGTGAATGAGGGCCATGGAGCGGATTCTCGTGAGTGTCTCCGTGAGATGTTCCCGGGCGAAGGGATCACGGACCTCCTGGAGTTGAAGGGACAGGAGGCTGGAGATGATCTGGAGGTTGTTCTTCACCCGGTGATGGACCTCCCGGAGAAGCACCTCCTTTTCGCGCAGAGAATGTTGCAGCCGCGCCTCCATCTCCTTCCTGTCCGTGATGTCGAGCTGAATGCCCGCCACGCGGCGGGGCATGTTTCCGCCTTTCGTTCCTCCATTGTCAATTGCCCGTCCCCGGTTGAGCATCCAGCGCCAGGAACCGTCCTTTGCACGGAGGCGCGCTTCCGTCTCGATGCGATTCGTTCCTGCCGCGAGGAGCATCTCCTGGGCGTGACGGAGGCGGGGGAGGTCCTTCTCGTGAACGAGCGCGAGAAAATCTTCCGTGGTGGATGGTGTCTCGGAGGAAGGATAGCCGAGCATGGATGTCCATCGGCTGTCCGGATGGAATGTTCCCTGTTCGGGTTCCCATTCCCAGACACCTATCTGGGCTGCGTCGAGGACGAATTCGAGGCGTTCCATCGCTTCCCGGAGGGCAAGTTCCGCCTGCTTGCGGGGCGTGACATCCACGAGGACGCCCGCAAAACGCAGCGCTCTCCCACGGTCGTTCCGCTCGACCACCTTACCCTTCCAGAGCATCCACTGCCAGGAACCGCTCCGGGAACGCATACGGCATTCCATGTCGAAGAAGTCCGTGTCGCCTGCCACGCAGCGGTTCAGGGTGTCGTCGAAGCGAGCCCCGTCCTCGTCGTGGAGGAGTGCGCGCCACGCCGAAAAGGACGAGGAACGATCTTCCGGTGTGTAGTCCAACGTGCTACATCCCCGGAAGCTTATGTCGATCTTGCCCGATGCGGCATCCCAGTCCCATACTCCCACGTCCGCGCCTTCGAGAGCCATGTGGAGGCGATCTTCCGCCGTGCGGAGGGCAGCGGTTCGGAGCAGCACCAGGGACTCGGCGTGTTCCTTTCGGGAAAGCGAGAGGAAGAGAACGGAGCCGAAGAGTACGGTGAGAAGCATGCCGAGGGGAGGAATCCAGAGATATCCGAGAGGCAGGTTGTCCGCCATGTAGTGCCCCTCGGTGCGGATTTTCACGGCCCATTGGCGGTCGCCGAGGGGAAACTCCCGGAGTATTTGGAGGTTTTCCGACAGTACGACGGCGTTTCCAGAATCCTCCAGACGCGGTTTCCAAAAGGCGAGCGTCTGTTGTTCCGAGGGTGCGGAGAGATCAATAACCCAGGTGGAGAGGCCGATGGGTTTCGTCGCGGTGATGACCGTCGCGAGCACGTCGTAGGGCGCGAGAATTCCTCCCACGAAGCCGAGAAGTTCTCTCGTTTCCGCGTCGTCGTTTCCATGACGACGGTTCCGAAAAACCGGTTCCAGGCCGAAAACCAGGAACTGTTCCGGCGCGTCCCCTTCGGAGGAAAAACGTCCCGAGACGGCGAGGCGTTCGCCTTCCCAGGCGCGTTCCAGAGCTCCCTGCACGGTGGGAATCGTGAGAAGATCCGTGTTCTGCAGGCGAGAAAGCTCGGGCTCGGCCTTGAGGTACAAAACGGGGCAGGTGAGCACACGAGAAGAGGCGGAGTCCGGAGCGCCCGCGGCATCCTCACCCCAATCGCGAATTTTAATGGAATGAACGTCCTGTTCGGGAAGGATGGTGCGTCGTTCCTGCCGGTCCGGCAGTGGAGAAACCACGAGAGGAGCCCAGAAGAACCCCCGGAGACCGTTGCGGTCGTGCAGCACTGGGGTGGTGAACGTGCTGAATTCCTCGGGGGTGACGACGTCGGATCCTTCGAAGAAGCGCTGCAGCGCGCTGATTTCGAGAAGCCGTTCCCGGAGGTTGTCCGCGACGGCGGTGGCACGGAGTGCCGCGTCCCGCTCGAAACGTTCCCGGAAAAGCGCATGAGAGCGTTCTCTCTGGGAGACGGCGATCCAGCCGGTACACAGGAGCCCCAGGAGGACGCAGAGGAGAACTCCGTATCGGGAGGCCCGAGACGAAGAGAGGCGAGAGAAGACATTCGGGATGCGAAGAGCCTTCATGGCCATACCCCCGTTTCTTTGGAGAGCCTTTCCCGGAAATCGGCAAAAATGCCTTCGCACGACGAGGAAATCCCTTTCACGTCGGAGTTCTTTCGACGGCGGATGTCGTTTCACCTTCTCCATCGTATCGGTGCTGCAAAATGCCTGAGAAGTGCAGTAAGAGTTTACGTGTTGTCTTCATCGAAGGCAATGGGCTCTCTCAACACTTCCATGGATGCTGATGCCGTATGTTTTAGAAGCCATTATGGAAAATGCGGTCGCCTTATGATACCGTAGCGAAACGGAAGCCTTTCCACGGTTTCCCGAGTTCGTGCAGGGACGGTGATGCGCATGCGACGTGTAACGGAACGTTCGGTCTTGCGGGAGGAACTCCGCCGCCTCCGGAGCGGTGGAACGCTGGGACTTGTTCCCACCATGGGATATCTTCACGAGGGGCATCTTTCCCTGGTGCGGCGATGCAGGATAGAGAACACCTTCACGGTCGTCTCCATTTTCGTGAATCCCACACAGTTCGGTCCCCAGGAGGATCTCGCCAGGTATCCTCGGAGCCTCGACAGGGATCTCCGTCTTCTGGAGGCGGAGGGCGCCGATTTGGTCTTTGCTCCGGAGCCGGAGGAGATGTACGCACAGGACGCCTCTACCTGGGTCGAGGAGACGTCTCTGAGTCGGGGTCTCTGCGGTGCTTCACGCCCCGGGCATTTCCGGGGCGTCTGTACGGTGGTGCTCAAACTTTTCAACCTCGTTCAGCCGGATCGGGCGTACTTCGGCCAGAAGGATTTTCAGCAGGTTCAGGTGATCCGCCGCATGGTGCGCGACTTGGATGTCCCCGTGGAGATCGTCTCCTGCCCTATTGTCCGCGAGCCCGACGGCCTCGCGATGAGCAGCCGCAACGTCTACCTTTCGGAAACGCAGCGCGGTTCCGCCCTTCGTCTGAGCCGGGCTCTCGAAAGGGCGCGGTTTCTCTTCGACCAGGGAGAACGGCGGGCGGACAGACTGCTCGGAGACGTGCGAGCCTTTCTGTTGGAGGATCCCGCCGTGGCGGTGGAGTACGCCGAGTTGCGGGACGCGGTGACCCTGGAACCCGTAGAGGCGGCGGACGCCCCGGTGGTGCTCGCCCTTGCCGCCCGAATTGGAAATACCAGGCTCATCGACAACACGGTGCTCTCCCATGTGCCCGAATCAGGATCGTAATGGGCGGGGAGAGTCCGTTTCCGAAGGTGTGCTCTGCCGAGAGGAGGTCGAGGCCTTCGGACCGGTGACCATCGTCGGCTGCGGTGCCCTGGGCGGGCGTTTCGCTGTCTCGCTGGCCGCTGCAGGGGTGCGGGTTCAGGCCCTCCAGCGGCGGGGAGAGCATTTCGATGTCTGCCGGGAGCGGGGGCTCCTCTACGTGGACGCCCGGGGGGAGGAGTGCCGGGTGCGCTTCCCCCTGAGCGACGATCCGGGGGAGCTCGCCGAGAGTCCTCTTGCGGTGGTCTTCGTGAAGAGCGGCCAGACCGGGGAAGTGGCCCCTCTCGTGGCGCGGTGTCTTACCCGGGACGGCATCGTCCTGTCGCTGCAGAACGGCCTCGGCAACGGAGAGGCCCTTGCGCAGGTCCTCGGTGAGGAGCGGGTTGCCCTCGGCGTCACCACCTGCGGGGCCCGGCGCAGCGCTCCGGGAGTCGTCCACTGGGGCGGGGATGGAGTGACCCGCATGGCTCCCCTGAGGCCATCGAGGGATCTTTCCCGGATCGCCGCGCTCTTCCGCGCCGGAGGATTCGTGGTGGAACTCCTCCGTGAACCCTGGCGAGCGGTTTGGGAGAAGGTAATCCTCAACGCCGCGGGAAACCCCGTGAGCGCCCTGCTTCGCTGCTCCAACGGAGAGCTGTTCCGAAACGCTTCCGCCCTCTCTCTGATGCGTCGCCTTCTCGTCGAGGGGGTGGCGGTGGCCCGGGTTGAGGGGATGTTTTTCGACGAGGAGGAGCTATGGTCCTCGCTGCTGCTGGTGCTGGAGCGCACGGGCACGAACCGGACGTCCATGCTGCAGGATGTGGAGCGGGGAACTCCCACGGAGAACGGGGCAATCAGCGGGGCGATTCTTCGCAGGGGCATCGCCCGGGGCGTCGCAACTCCCGACACGGCCTGCGTCGTGGCGTTGATGGAAGCGCTGGACGAGGCGATGAAGAAACGAAAACGACAGTCTTCCGATGGGGGGAAAATGTGCGAATGAAAAAGATGACGGTTCTTCTCGGAAGTCCGAGACGCGGAGGAAACAGTGAAATGCTGGCGGATTCCCTGGTGCGGGGATTCGGCGGAACCGGTGGAGAGGCGCTGACGATCCGCCTCGCGGACCTGCGCCTCGGAGGATGCGTGGATTGCCGTAGGTGCTGGAGCAGTGGCCGTCCCTGCGTGATCGACGACGACATGCAGTCCGTCTATCTCGCCCTCGACGAGGCCGAGATCGTGGTGTTCGTGTCGCCTCTCTATTGGTGGAGCTGGTCCGCGCAGATCAAGCCCGTGTGGGATCGCCTGATCCCCTATGGGGCCGACGGTGCTCCCCGGAATCTTTCTGGGAAGGGGGCGATCCTTCTGGCCACTGCGGGAGACGACGACCCCGGCTGCTTCGAAGGACTCCGTTTCTCCTTCGCTAGGGGTACGGAGTATCTGGGCATGATGCACCTGGGGGAGATCTGTGCTTCCGGAGTGAACGCGAAGGGAGCAATCCAGGGGAGCGAGTGGCTTGAAAAGGCGGAGGCGTTGGGAAGATCCCTTTCTGCGTAGGGAACCTCTGAAGAGCGCTGAGCCAAGCTCGCAACAACGAGAGACGATCAGGCTCAAGGGCGGGAGAACTCTCTGCCATCAGAGCTTCCGTGGGAAGAGGGCTTCCGTTCTCGGATGTCCTCTCTGGCTTCGAGAGGTGCGTCGTTTTCGAGGCAAGACGGGCCGGGCCTTTCTCCCGCGAGGGGAGACGCTTTTCTGTGCTACAATTCTTCGAGCAGCGGAAGAGTGATCCGCCGCTGAAATGAAGGGTGCGGTTTCGTCAGGGTAGGGCGGAACGCAGCACCGGAGGAGGAGAGACTCATGTCTGAATGCACCATGCAGCATCCGTCGGAGGATCTGCCCCAAAGAACGGCCGGTCAGCTTCTGTCGGAACGAGGGCTGCTGAAGGGGGCCGTGGCGGCAAAGGTGGAGGAGCGGCTTGTCGATCTCTCGAGCGCACTCGCCGAGGGGATGACGGTCGAGCCGGTTCCGGGTGAGAGCGAAGAAGGGCTTGACGTCCTGCGCCATTCCGCCTCGCATCTCATGGCTCAAGCGGTGTGCCGCCTCTTTCCCGGCACGAAGCTGGGAATCGGTCCAGCCATCAAGGACGGTTTCTATTATGACATGCAGATTGCGGGACAGCTCACCGAAGAGGATCTGCCCCGCATCGAAAAGGAAATGGCCCGCATCGTGAACGAGGGACTCGCGGTGGAACGTGTCCTTCTTCCCCGGGAGGAGGCGCTCGCGCTTTTCAAGGAACGGGGAGAGAGTTACAAGGAGGAACTGATCCGGGATCTGCCGGACGAGCAGATCTCCTGCTACCGCCAGGGGGAATTCATCGACCTTTGCCGGGGTCCCCACGTGCCGAACACCAAGATGCTCCGACACGTGAAGCTCCTCTCTGTCGCGGGCGCATACTGGAGGGGCGACGAGAAGAATGCCATGCTGACCCGGGTGTACGGCACGGCCTTCGCGAGCGCCCAGGCACTGGAGGACTATCTGAAGAGGATTGAGGAGGCGAAACGGCGGGCACACCAGAAGCTCGGAAAGGAACTTGATCTCTTCAGCATCCAGCCCGAAGGGCCGGGCTTCCCCTTTTTTCACCCCAAGGGCATGGTGATCATCAACACTCTCGTGGACTTCTGGAGAAAAGAGCACCTGCGCCGGGGCTATTGCGAGATCCGTACCCCTCTCATTCTCGACCGGGACCTGTGGATCCGCTCCGGGCACTGGGACCACTACCGGGAGAACATGTACTTCACCAAGATCGACGATCGGGACTTCGCCGTGAAGCCCATGAATTGTCCTGGGGGGATGCTGGTCTACAAGTCCCAGCTCCGGAGTTACCGGGATCTGCCCCTCCGCATGGCCGAACTCGGAACGGTACACCGCCACGAGCGCTCCGGTGTACTTCATGGGCTCATGCGGGTCCGCTGCTTCACCCAGGACGACGCCCATCTCTACGTCACGCCCGAGCAGATCAAGGACGAGATCCTGGGCATCATGGACCTGATGCACTATGTCTATAACGACGTGTTCGGTTTCAAGTACCGGGTGGAGCTGTCCACGCGCCCCGAGAAGGCTATGGGCGATCCCGTCATGTGGGAAAAGGCGGAGCAGGCTCTCCAGGAGGCGCTGGAAGAAGGGGGCGTTTCCTTCAAGATCAACCCCGGCGACGGTGCCTTCTACGGTCCGAAGATCGACTTCCACCTGGAGGACTGCATCGGCAGGACCTGGCAGTGCGGAACGATTCAGCTCGATTTCCAGATGCCCGAGAAATTCGACATCACCTACGTGGGCTCCGACGGGGCACAACACCGTCCCGTCATGCTGCACCGGACGGTCTTCGGAAGCCTGGAGCGCTTCTTCGGCATTCTCATCGAGCACTTCGCAGGGGCCTTTCCCTATTGGCTCGCTCCGGTGCAGGTGAAGCTGCTTCCGGTGAAGGACGCCCATCTTCCCTACGCCCGTGAGGTGGAGACCATGCTGCGTGGTTGGAACGTGCGGGTCGAGAAGGACCTCCGGGACGAGAAGCTGGGCAAGAAGATCCGCGATGCCCAGTTACAGAAGGTCCCCTACATGATTGTTCTCGGGGACCGGGAAGTGGAGACTCGTTCTCTCTCCGTTCGGGAGCGGACAAAGGGGGACTTGGGGAGCCTCTCCCCGGATTCGTTCCGGGAACTGCTCCGCGAGGAATTCTCTCCGCTGTAGCCATGTTTGTCTGCGGCCTCCGGACATCTCGTCCGGGGGCCGTTTCTTTATTCCCGCACTTCCCTGCGGATTTTCTTCGCTGTCGCACTTCCCAAGGCGGAGGCGAACGTGTATTGTAAAGAGGTGTGATTTCCTGATATTTCCTGAGGAATAGCAGCATTTCCCCGGGCCGGCCGGGGTACGAAAAGCGAAGGAGACGAGAAGCCATGGCGGAACGATACATGCTTCGGTGCGTTCTCTGCGGCGCCTCTCCGAAGGTGGAGGCTCGCGTCTATACCTGCCCCCGTTGTGGTCTCGACGGAACGCTGGACGTGTGCTACGACATGTCCGCACTTCGGGGACGCGTGACCGGCGAGACCTTCGAGGCGTCGGGACGGCGGGATCTGTGGCGCTACGAGTCCCTTCTTCCCGTGGCGGCGCGGACCTCCATTCCACCTCTCCAGGTGGGATGGACGCCCCTCTATGCGTCGGCGAAACTGGCGGAAACCTACGGCGTGGCGGAGGTGCACGTGAAGGACGAGGGACGCAACCCCACGGCGTCCCTGAAAGACCGTGCCAGTGCCGTGGGCGTCGCAAAGGCCCTGGATTTCGAACAGAAGGCCATCGCCTGCGCCTCCACGGGAAACGCAGCGAGTTCCCTCGCGGGTTTTTCCGCCGTGGCGGATCTTCCCTGTTACATCTTCGTCCCCGAGAGGGCGCCCGCAGCAAAGGTGGCGCAACTCCTCGTCTATGGCGCCACGGTGGTCCTGGTCCGGGGAAATTACGCGGTGGCCTTCGACCTGGCCACCTGGGCGATTGAAAGATTCGGCTGGTACAACCGCAACTGTGCCATCAATCCCTACCTGGTGGAGGGGAAGAAGACCTGCGGGCTCGAAATCGCCGAGCAACTCGCCTGGCGGATGCCCCACCGGATCTTCATCTCCGTCGGTGACGGCTGCTGCATCAGCGGTTTGTACAAGGCCTTCCGGGATCTTGTGGACCTGGGGCTCATCGACACGCTGCCGCGTCTCGTGGGCGTCCAGGCCGAGGGGTGTGCTCCCGTCGCGGAGGCCTTCGACGCAGGAGCGGAGCGCGTGACCTTCCGTTCCGGAGACACCCTGGCGGATAGCATCGCCGTGGGGGCTCCGCGAAACTGGGCGAAGGCGCTGCGTGCGGTCCGGGAGAGCCGGGGCGACATGGTTCGAGTTACTGACGGGGAGATTCTCTCGGCCATGACGGAACTCGCCCGGACCGCAGGGGTCTTCGGAGAGCCCGCGGGGGTGACCGCCTTCGCGGGATTCCGCAAGATGGCCCTGGCGGGAAAGATCGGCAGGGACGAACGGGTGGTCATCGTCGTCACCGGAAACGGCCTGAAGGATGTAGACAGCGCCCGCAAGGCCGTGCCGGAACCCATCCTGGTGGAGCCGGACCCGGAGGATCTGCTGCGGAAACTGGGAAACATCGCTCGCTGAGGACGGAAGAGGAGGAGAGAAACGTGGCTGCAAACGAACGCGCGCTTGTCTGGGGTCCCACCTTCGAGGAAATGCTCCATCCCGAGAAGATGCCCGCCGCAGTCCGGAAGCGGGCTGTCGAGGCGGCGAAAACGGATCCCCTCGATCCGGTGAACCTTTTCAACATCACCTGGAAGGACGAGAACTGCCGTCCCTATTCCATGGTTCTACCAAAGGAACTCACCGGCATCGACGCTCCCGTGGTGGTGCTCTACAGCAAGGATTTCCCCACGGGATCGCACAAGGTGGGGGCCACCTATTCGGTGACCCTGGAACATCAGCTCGAAGGAAAGATCGCGCCCGGTAGGGACACGCTGGTCTATCCCTCCACGGGGAACTACGGCATCGGTGGCGCCTGGGTAGGTGCCCGCATGGGCTACGATGCCCTGGTCATCCTCCCGGAACTCATGAGCCAGGAGCGCTTCGACCGGATCGCGAGCTATGGGGCCCGGTACATCAAGACGCCGGGATGTGAGTCGAGCGTGAAGGAAATCTTTGACAAGTGTCACGAATTACGGCGAGAGCCGAACACGGTGATTCTCAACCAGTTCGAGGTCATGGCCAACTACCGCTGGCACTACTTCGTCACGGGAAACACCGCCGCGGAGGTGGTTCGGGATCTGGGCGCGCAGGGTGTCGGAAATGGGCGCTGCGCCGCCTTCGTCTCCTCCATGGGATCCGCGGGGACCATCGCCGCGGGGGACCGACTAAAGCAGCTTTTCCCCTCCTGCCGGATTGTCGGGCTCGAGCCCACCCGGTGCCCGACCCTGTATTCCAATGGCTACGGCGACCATGACATCCAGGGAATCGGCGACAAACACGTCACGTGGATCCACAACGTCCTCAACATGGACCTCCTGGTTTGCGTGGACGACATGGAGTGCAAGAAGGGATTGCAACTCCTGACGGACCCTGTGGGGATGGCTTGGCTCCGCGAGAATGGAATCTCCGAGGAGAACATCCGCCTCATGGCCTCCATTTTTGGCATTTCCGGCGTGTGCAATGTCCTGGGTGCTATCAAGGCGGCAAAATTCTACGGTTTTTCCAAGAATGACATGCTCGTCACGGTCTGCACCGACGCGATTGACCGGTACCATTCGGTGATGCGGCAACTGGACGAGCGCTTCGGCGGAATGACCCGGGAAGAGGCGAAGCTGCGGCACGAGACACTTTTCCTGGGGCAGCGCACGGACTGGGTGCAGGAAGGAACCCGGTTGAACCGGGAACGCTGGTTCAACCTGAAGTACTACACCTGGGTGGAACAGCAGGGAAAGACCGTGGCCGAACTGGATGCCCAGAGATCCCCCGCCTGGTGGGAAGCCCACCAGGCGAAGGTCGCCGACATAGATGCCAGGCTGCTCACCCTGCGGGGATAGGATCGTGGTTTTCGTGCGCCGCACCACGCTCCGTGTGCTTCTTCTCTGTGTGGTTCTCCTGTGCCGGGATGCCTCCGCCAGAGAGATCCGGCTTGCCCACCTCAATCCCCAGCGCCCTTTCGAGGTGGCCACTGCCGCGATGGCCCAGGTCTTCAAGAGTATGGTGGAGGCGGGCAGCGGCGGAAGTCTTCAGGTGGCGCTCCTCCCCGAGGGAGAGCCTGGAAACGAGCGGGAGTGCATGGAACAGGTGCGGGCGGGGGTATTGCAGAGCTACATCGCCTCCGCCGGAGGAATGGCCCCCTTCTACCCGCTGGTGGGCGTTCTGGACATTCCCTTCGCGATCCGGGATTTTTCCGTGGCGTGGAGGGTCTACGACGGTCCCTTCGGCGAACTGCTCCGGCAGGACATCCTGGAGAAATCCGGATTTCGCGTGCTCGGCTTCGGAGAGGCCGGCGGATTCTTCCAGATTTCCAACAACAAGCGCCCAATCCTCTCCCCGGAGGACATGGAGGGGCTCCGTATGCGGGTTATGGCGGTTCCTTCACAGGAAAATTTCATGCGAGCCTTTGGAGCCGTTCCTGTGGTCATGCCTTGGTCCGAGGTGCGCACTGCTCTTGAGACGGGAGTCGTGGACGGGCAACACAACCCCGTTCCCATCCTGCTCGCCGGAGGGCTCCAGACGGTACAGCGCTATCTGACGCTCTCGAACCACCTGTACAGCGTCTATTTCTGGGTCATGAACGACGATTTCTACCGGTCTCTCACTCCGGAGGAACGGCGTGTGGTGGATGAGGCGGCCCGGGTGGCTATCGTCGCGGGACGAGGGCTCAATCGAATTCTCGAGGCCTCCGGAAAGGAGCGTGCCCTTCTTGAAGAGGCGGGGATGCGGATTGACGTGCTCTCTCCAGAGGCGACGGAAGCGTTCCGCCGGATCGGCCGTGCCTCCGCCCTGGCGTTTCTCGCCGAATCGTCCGGCGAGGAGGGACGACGGATGGCAGAACGCTATCTCGACGCAATACGTGCTGCGGAAAAGGAAGTGGAGTGAACGCTCCGGCGAAATGGGAAGGGGCGTGGGGAATTGTTTCCGTTCGGGAACGACGGAAAGGGGAGTCGAGACGGATGCGTGTCGGAGCCGAAGAAGTACGGCGGCTGGCGGAAGCTTGCCTGCCGGACATAACCCGCTTTCTGCGGGACATGGTGGCGATTCCGAGCGAGAGCGGCAACGAGGAACGGGTGATCCAGAGAATCTGGCAGGAGATGGAGAGGGTCGGCTTCGACCAGGTGGAAATCGATCCCATGGGGAACATTCTTGGCACGGTGGGAAGCGGAAGACACCTCATCGCCATGGATGCCCACATCGACACGGTGGGGGTGGGCAACCGGGAACTCTGGACCTTCGATCCCTACGAGGGATACGAGGATGAACAGTGCATCGGCGGACGAGGTGCGTCGGACCAGAAGGGCGGCATGGCCTCCATGGTCTACGGAGCGAAGATCATCAAGGAACTGGGGCTTGAGGGGGACTATTCACTCCTCGTGACGGGAACGGTGCAGGAGGAGGACTGCGACGGCCTCTGCTGGCAGTACATCGTCCAGGAGGATGGCATCCGCCCCGAGTTCGTGGTCTCCACGGAGCCCACCTCCTGCAAGATCCACCGCGGCCAGCGGGGACGGATGGAGATCCGGGTGTCCGTGTCGGGTCTCTCCTGCCACGGTTCCGCGCCGGAGCGCGGAGACAATGCCATCTACAAGATGGCGCCCATCCTGCTCGAACTCCGGGCGCTTCACGAAAACCTTCGGGATCATGAATTCCTTGGCAAGGGGAGCCTCACCGTCTCGGAGATATTTTTTTCCTCCCCCTCCCGGTGCGCTGTGGCGGATGGCTGCAGCATCTCCATCGATCGACGCCTTACCGGGGGCGAGACGGCGGAGTCCGCTCTGCGGGAGATCCGGAACCTGCCGGCGGTGAAAGCCGCGGGTGCCACGGTGAGTATGTACGACTACGCCGCTCCTTCTTACCGCGGGCTCGTCTATCCCTCCGAGGCCTATTTCCCAACCTGGCTCATCGACGAGGATCACGCGGTGACCCGGACCCTCGTCGAGGCCTATCGACACCTCACCGGGGAAGAGCCAGTGGTGGACAAGTGGACCTTCTCCACCAACGGCGTCGCCATCATGGGACGCTTCGGGATTCCCTGCGTTGGCTTCGGTCCCGGACACGAGGACCAAGCCCACGCCCCGAACGAGCGGACCTGGAAGAGCGAACTCGTGAAGGCCGCAGCCATGTACGCCCTGATTCCCACCCTGTACGTGGAACGTTGCAGCGGATAAAGATTGGACGACGGTCGAAGGGGGACGGTGTCGAGCCCGATTCCGGCGAAGAACGCCGTGTTTCGCGCCGATGTGCCGTATGAGGCATGTCTTATCTCCAGCGAAGAAAGGAAGGAAAAGAGCATGCAGACCTTGTTTCGGGGAAAACATTTCATTACCCTCCGCGAGTGGACCAGGGAGGAGATCGACACGATTCTGGACGTCTCCTGCGAGCTGAAGCGTTCCTTCGCCATGGGCGTTCCCACGCCGCTCCTTCCCTATCAGACGGTGTTCCTCATGTTCTTCGAACAGTCCACGAGAACCCGCAATTCCATGGAGGCGGGAATCACCCAACTGGGCGGGCATGCCCACTATCTCGACACGAGCACCATGCAGATCTCCCACGGGGAGACGCCCAAGGACACGGCGATCATCCTCTCCCGGTTCGGACACGCCATCGCCTGCCGGAACTGCTTCTGGAAGACAGGCAATGCCTACCTGCGCGAGATGGCCCAGTGGTCCCGGGTGCCCATCATCAACATGCAGGACGACCTGTATCACCCCCTCCAGGCCATCGCGGACCTCATGACCATGCGGGAAAAGCGGGGAAAGGATCTGCGCCGCCTCAAGGTCTCCATCATCTGGGCCTTCGCGACGAGCCACAAGAAGCCGATCTCCGTTCCTCTGAGCCAGGCGCTCCTCTTCCCTCGGTACGGCATGGACGTGACGCTGGCTCATCCCAAGGGGTGGGAGCTGCCCGACTGGGTCCTCGAGGAGGCCCGTAAGAACGCGGAACAGACCGGCGGCACTTTCCGGGTCATTCACGACCAGGACGAGGCCTATCGCGACGCGGACGTGGTGTTTCCCAAGAACTGGGGGAGCTGGGTGACGAACGAGAGCACCGACGTGGTCGATTCCGCCCTGGAGGCGAACCGTGCCTGGAAGTGCACCCGGGAGAAGATGCACCTCGCCTCTCCG
Above is a genomic segment from Aminiphilus circumscriptus DSM 16581 containing:
- a CDS encoding flavodoxin family protein, with the protein product MKKMTVLLGSPRRGGNSEMLADSLVRGFGGTGGEALTIRLADLRLGGCVDCRRCWSSGRPCVIDDDMQSVYLALDEAEIVVFVSPLYWWSWSAQIKPVWDRLIPYGADGAPRNLSGKGAILLATAGDDDPGCFEGLRFSFARGTEYLGMMHLGEICASGVNAKGAIQGSEWLEKAEALGRSLSA
- a CDS encoding PAS domain-containing protein — protein: MKALRIPNVFSRLSSSRASRYGVLLCVLLGLLCTGWIAVSQRERSHALFRERFERDAALRATAVADNLRERLLEISALQRFFEGSDVVTPEEFSTFTTPVLHDRNGLRGFFWAPLVVSPLPDRQERRTILPEQDVHSIKIRDWGEDAAGAPDSASSRVLTCPVLYLKAEPELSRLQNTDLLTIPTVQGALERAWEGERLAVSGRFSSEGDAPEQFLVFGLEPVFRNRRHGNDDAETRELLGFVGGILAPYDVLATVITATKPIGLSTWVIDLSAPSEQQTLAFWKPRLEDSGNAVVLSENLQILREFPLGDRQWAVKIRTEGHYMADNLPLGYLWIPPLGMLLTVLFGSVLFLSLSRKEHAESLVLLRTAALRTAEDRLHMALEGADVGVWDWDAASGKIDISFRGCSTLDYTPEDRSSSFSAWRALLHDEDGARFDDTLNRCVAGDTDFFDMECRMRSRSGSWQWMLWKGKVVERNDRGRALRFAGVLVDVTPRKQAELALREAMERLEFVLDAAQIGVWEWEPEQGTFHPDSRWTSMLGYPSSETPSTTEDFLALVHEKDLPRLRHAQEMLLAAGTNRIETEARLRAKDGSWRWMLNRGRAIDNGGTKGGNMPRRVAGIQLDITDRKEMEARLQHSLREKEVLLREVHHRVKNNLQIISSLLSLQLQEVRDPFAREHLTETLTRIRSMALIHEHLYKQESFSTILMAAYTADLVLHIRSLYGKVGHELRFVLAIPETLLVDLDQAICCGLILTELLTNAIRHAFPPGHERKPEVKITLREERENFLVLEVADNGVGLSETVLTEKEQSLGLRIVHALARQLDGTITFLNAEGCVARLTFVRTSKGNSTKSPL
- the panC gene encoding pantoate--beta-alanine ligase gives rise to the protein MRRVTERSVLREELRRLRSGGTLGLVPTMGYLHEGHLSLVRRCRIENTFTVVSIFVNPTQFGPQEDLARYPRSLDRDLRLLEAEGADLVFAPEPEEMYAQDASTWVEETSLSRGLCGASRPGHFRGVCTVVLKLFNLVQPDRAYFGQKDFQQVQVIRRMVRDLDVPVEIVSCPIVREPDGLAMSSRNVYLSETQRGSALRLSRALERARFLFDQGERRADRLLGDVRAFLLEDPAVAVEYAELRDAVTLEPVEAADAPVVLALAARIGNTRLIDNTVLSHVPESGS
- a CDS encoding ketopantoate reductase family protein, producing MLCREEVEAFGPVTIVGCGALGGRFAVSLAAAGVRVQALQRRGEHFDVCRERGLLYVDARGEECRVRFPLSDDPGELAESPLAVVFVKSGQTGEVAPLVARCLTRDGIVLSLQNGLGNGEALAQVLGEERVALGVTTCGARRSAPGVVHWGGDGVTRMAPLRPSRDLSRIAALFRAGGFVVELLREPWRAVWEKVILNAAGNPVSALLRCSNGELFRNASALSLMRRLLVEGVAVARVEGMFFDEEELWSSLLLVLERTGTNRTSMLQDVERGTPTENGAISGAILRRGIARGVATPDTACVVALMEALDEAMKKRKRQSSDGGKMCE
- the thrS gene encoding threonine--tRNA ligase, producing MSECTMQHPSEDLPQRTAGQLLSERGLLKGAVAAKVEERLVDLSSALAEGMTVEPVPGESEEGLDVLRHSASHLMAQAVCRLFPGTKLGIGPAIKDGFYYDMQIAGQLTEEDLPRIEKEMARIVNEGLAVERVLLPREEALALFKERGESYKEELIRDLPDEQISCYRQGEFIDLCRGPHVPNTKMLRHVKLLSVAGAYWRGDEKNAMLTRVYGTAFASAQALEDYLKRIEEAKRRAHQKLGKELDLFSIQPEGPGFPFFHPKGMVIINTLVDFWRKEHLRRGYCEIRTPLILDRDLWIRSGHWDHYRENMYFTKIDDRDFAVKPMNCPGGMLVYKSQLRSYRDLPLRMAELGTVHRHERSGVLHGLMRVRCFTQDDAHLYVTPEQIKDEILGIMDLMHYVYNDVFGFKYRVELSTRPEKAMGDPVMWEKAEQALQEALEEGGVSFKINPGDGAFYGPKIDFHLEDCIGRTWQCGTIQLDFQMPEKFDITYVGSDGAQHRPVMLHRTVFGSLERFFGILIEHFAGAFPYWLAPVQVKLLPVKDAHLPYAREVETMLRGWNVRVEKDLRDEKLGKKIRDAQLQKVPYMIVLGDREVETRSLSVRERTKGDLGSLSPDSFRELLREEFSPL